One segment of Fimbriimonadales bacterium DNA contains the following:
- a CDS encoding type II secretion system protein, with protein sequence MKKKTNSGFTLVEVIVSILIIIALAGLLTPVFNRMKRSAEIRSSIAKLHQLGVAVSLYRTDYGGEGYARYDSPNAYYGLALPPLRYYEFYRLDHYGADANFLPSPCGADQTIFDTFRCGVIGWITYVAPEYEPALMKPGSGNLYEFHDYLATYRENAVLFIDPYCNPPGTIMGAPYIYKRGLSVLISGQVVNRYGMGYAGADNLRWYSDPPE encoded by the coding sequence ATGAAAAAGAAAACGAACTCCGGCTTCACATTGGTCGAAGTGATTGTTTCTATTTTGATTATCATCGCGTTAGCAGGACTTCTCACGCCTGTTTTCAATAGAATGAAACGCTCGGCAGAAATACGCTCCTCGATAGCGAAGTTGCATCAACTCGGTGTGGCGGTTTCTCTCTATCGTACTGACTACGGTGGTGAAGGCTATGCTCGATACGATTCACCCAATGCGTATTACGGTTTGGCGCTCCCCCCCCTAAGGTATTACGAGTTTTACCGGTTAGACCATTACGGTGCTGATGCGAACTTCTTGCCGAGCCCTTGCGGTGCTGACCAAACCATATTCGATACTTTTCGATGTGGCGTAATAGGCTGGATTACCTATGTCGCTCCAGAATACGAGCCTGCGTTGATGAAGCCAGGCTCAGGAAATCTGTACGAGTTCCACGATTACCTGGCGACTTATCGTGAAAACGCAGTTTTATTTATAGACCCTTACTGCAATCCCCCCGGGACCATCATGGGTGCGCCCTACATTTATAAGCGCGGTCTTTCGGTCTTGATTTCTGGGCAGGTCGTAAATCGTTATGGAATGGGATATGCAGGAGCGGATAATCTGCGGTGGTATTCCGACCCCCCCGAATAA
- the purL gene encoding phosphoribosylformylglycinamidine synthase subunit PurL, producing MHEAVKPPLYREMGLSEDEYKTILRELGREPTLTELGMFGVLWSEHCSYKSSKPILKFFKNYQRASEIGVLENAGVIDIGDGIGVAFKVESHNHPSAVEPFQGAATGVGGIIRDVLSMGARPIACLDSLRFGDITRPENNLDRRLFDQVVQGIGNYGNCIGVPTVAGEVHFHPKYSGSPVVNAMCIGLVSLDKIASSIAKGVGNSVVYLGSATGRDGIHGATFASEVLGEDSEEKRPNVQIGDPFAGKLLVEATLEALATGAIVSIQDMGAAGLTCSTCEMSARGGVGMEIDLDKVPLRDSTMNAYEIMLSESQERMLAVVEKGREEEVIGIFRKWGLPAVVIGEVTNTKRVVVKKNGQVEADIPADFIVNGCPTVFLDADEPEIVQKAAKWSPSSLPEPASYEKALLALLSSPNIAAKNWVFEQYDTSVQTRTTLGPGKGDAAVLFLRENSKGIVAKIDGNGVWTNANPYLGGQLALLEAARNVACAGGMPLAATDCLNFGDPNDPKVYYQFREAVRGIADASEKLGIPIVSGNVSFYNETQDGAILPTPTVGVVGVIENAKKRTPIGFPNGIGYIYIAGCYGRGARQEGLGASEYLRVIHGIEDGSPETPDLEGEAAFIRFLVHAIEQGLFVCAHDISEGGVAVALAEMCCLGEAGCFALIDPQEHFQRHILAPLLERMARGKLTSDDTIQRAILDSEMQFNPWTYSERRDAHLFGELSGRALFGVSADGLRRGNLEKIFDLASEYGIFVHCLGTYDSSRTSFQIVAPSQSLLEIELEKLREAYFNAIPAIMEQMQSQIGLKL from the coding sequence ATGCATGAAGCCGTTAAGCCTCCGCTTTATAGGGAAATGGGGCTATCCGAGGATGAGTACAAAACGATTCTCCGCGAATTGGGGAGAGAGCCGACCCTTACAGAGCTCGGCATGTTCGGCGTCCTTTGGAGCGAACACTGCTCGTATAAATCGAGCAAACCCATCCTGAAGTTCTTCAAAAACTATCAGCGCGCGAGCGAAATCGGGGTGCTGGAGAATGCCGGGGTCATAGATATCGGTGACGGAATCGGGGTTGCCTTCAAAGTCGAAAGTCACAATCATCCTTCTGCGGTCGAACCCTTCCAAGGTGCTGCGACAGGCGTGGGGGGGATTATTCGAGACGTGTTATCTATGGGCGCGCGGCCTATTGCCTGTTTGGATTCTTTACGATTCGGAGACATAACACGACCTGAAAACAATTTGGATAGAAGACTGTTCGACCAAGTCGTGCAAGGCATAGGAAATTATGGAAATTGCATCGGCGTCCCCACCGTAGCAGGCGAGGTGCATTTTCACCCGAAGTATTCGGGCAGTCCAGTCGTGAACGCGATGTGCATCGGGCTCGTTTCGCTCGATAAAATTGCATCCTCGATTGCAAAAGGTGTTGGCAATTCTGTTGTGTATTTGGGAAGCGCGACAGGGAGAGACGGCATTCACGGCGCTACTTTTGCGAGCGAAGTTTTGGGTGAGGACAGCGAAGAAAAACGACCGAACGTTCAAATCGGTGACCCTTTCGCGGGGAAGTTGCTCGTCGAAGCGACTTTGGAAGCCTTAGCGACCGGTGCTATCGTTTCCATTCAAGACATGGGAGCGGCAGGTCTTACCTGTTCTACATGCGAAATGTCCGCTCGCGGGGGGGTAGGCATGGAAATCGATTTGGACAAAGTTCCTCTTCGTGATTCGACGATGAATGCATACGAAATTATGCTGAGCGAAAGCCAAGAGCGCATGCTCGCAGTGGTCGAAAAAGGTCGAGAGGAAGAGGTTATCGGCATTTTCCGTAAATGGGGCTTGCCAGCAGTCGTGATAGGCGAAGTTACGAATACCAAACGCGTCGTAGTCAAGAAAAATGGACAAGTCGAAGCGGATATCCCTGCCGATTTCATCGTCAATGGATGCCCTACGGTTTTTCTCGACGCAGACGAACCGGAAATCGTTCAAAAAGCGGCGAAGTGGTCGCCTTCTTCGCTTCCTGAGCCGGCTTCGTACGAAAAGGCGTTACTCGCATTGCTTTCGAGTCCGAACATCGCCGCGAAAAATTGGGTTTTCGAACAGTACGATACGTCGGTGCAAACGCGAACGACTTTAGGACCGGGGAAGGGCGACGCTGCGGTTTTGTTTCTGCGAGAGAATTCGAAGGGAATCGTTGCGAAAATAGACGGAAACGGTGTTTGGACGAATGCGAATCCTTACTTGGGGGGGCAACTCGCGCTTTTGGAAGCGGCTCGAAATGTCGCATGTGCGGGGGGGATGCCTCTTGCGGCGACGGATTGTCTCAATTTCGGAGACCCGAACGACCCTAAAGTCTATTATCAATTCCGTGAAGCGGTTCGAGGGATTGCGGATGCTTCCGAAAAATTGGGAATACCCATCGTGAGCGGTAATGTGAGTTTTTATAACGAAACGCAGGATGGCGCAATCCTGCCTACTCCTACGGTAGGCGTGGTTGGCGTTATCGAAAATGCAAAGAAGCGAACCCCCATCGGATTCCCCAACGGAATAGGCTATATCTATATAGCCGGATGCTATGGACGTGGCGCGCGTCAGGAGGGTTTAGGAGCGAGTGAATATCTTCGAGTGATACATGGCATCGAAGACGGTTCTCCAGAAACCCCCGATTTAGAAGGCGAGGCAGCGTTCATTCGATTTTTGGTTCACGCCATCGAACAAGGGTTGTTCGTTTGTGCTCACGACATTTCAGAGGGGGGGGTCGCCGTCGCGCTCGCCGAAATGTGTTGCCTGGGAGAAGCGGGTTGTTTCGCGCTGATTGACCCGCAAGAGCATTTTCAGCGTCATATTCTCGCTCCGCTTTTGGAACGCATGGCAAGAGGAAAACTCACGTCGGACGATACGATTCAACGCGCTATTTTGGATTCGGAAATGCAGTTCAATCCGTGGACTTATTCCGAACGAAGAGACGCGCATTTATTCGGTGAACTCTCCGGTCGTGCATTGTTCGGGGTTAGCGCAGACGGATTACGAAGAGGAAATCTCGAGAAGATCTTCGATTTAGCGAGCGAATATGGCATTTTCGTGCATTGCCTCGGAACTTATGATTCCTCTCGCACATCTTTTCAAATCGTTGCACCTTCGCAAAGCCTGCTGGAAATCGAATTAGAAAAATTACGAGAAGCGTATTTCAATGCAATTCCTGCGATTATGGAACAAATGCAATCGCAAATTGGTCTCAAACTTTAA
- a CDS encoding YbaN family protein, which translates to MRSLFLVAGFFFAGLGFVGMFVPLMPTTIFLVLSLFCFGRSSPYWENRLLANPLLGDALKNWQEHKSISRKHKILAIFTLWISLGISMICLSELWLRMLLFVLGMFLTLYLLTLRTYRETMNVPKESLGTRK; encoded by the coding sequence ATGCGCTCGTTATTTCTTGTTGCAGGATTCTTTTTCGCAGGACTCGGCTTTGTGGGGATGTTTGTTCCCCTCATGCCGACGACGATATTCTTGGTTCTTTCTTTGTTTTGTTTCGGAAGAAGCTCCCCTTATTGGGAGAATCGTCTCCTTGCGAATCCACTCTTAGGAGACGCACTCAAAAATTGGCAAGAGCATAAAAGCATTTCGCGAAAGCATAAAATCTTGGCAATTTTCACTCTTTGGATTTCTTTAGGGATTTCGATGATTTGTTTATCGGAACTCTGGTTGCGAATGTTATTGTTCGTGTTAGGGATGTTTCTGACATTGTATTTACTTACACTACGAACTTATCGAGAAACAATGAACGTTCCCAAAGAGAGTTTGGGAACGAGGAAATAA
- a CDS encoding type II secretion system protein, producing MKKKTNSGFTLIEVIVSVLIIIALAGLLMPVFQRVKRNFAIQDSLSRLKQLHLVLSIYRQDYGGEGYARYDTPYAFYALGLPPWSYWWDPRKFGLDLEFWKSPCGADKTIFDTGIGGHFGLITYAAGLCYSPEALRSNDVYYRDYLATYRENAVAFLDMYCNPPGTVIGSPWTSKRGLAVLLSGQLVNRYKKGNAAFLFFYSEPPE from the coding sequence ATGAAAAAGAAAACGAACTCCGGCTTCACATTAATAGAAGTAATCGTCTCGGTTTTGATTATCATCGCGTTAGCGGGGCTTCTCATGCCTGTATTTCAGAGAGTCAAAAGAAATTTCGCAATTCAAGATTCATTGAGTCGTTTAAAACAACTTCATTTGGTTCTATCCATTTACCGACAAGATTACGGGGGGGAAGGTTATGCGCGCTACGATACTCCCTACGCCTTTTATGCTTTGGGTTTACCTCCATGGTCGTACTGGTGGGACCCACGCAAGTTCGGTCTTGATTTAGAATTTTGGAAAAGTCCCTGTGGAGCCGACAAAACGATATTCGACACGGGCATAGGCGGTCATTTCGGTTTAATAACTTACGCTGCTGGACTTTGCTACAGTCCTGAAGCTCTTCGCTCAAATGATGTTTATTATAGAGACTATTTGGCAACGTATCGTGAAAATGCGGTGGCGTTTCTTGATATGTATTGTAATCCCCCCGGAACTGTCATCGGGAGTCCATGGACGAGTAAACGCGGGCTCGCGGTTCTACTTTCTGGACAACTAGTCAACCGATATAAAAAAGGGAACGCGGCTTTCCTTTTTTTCTACTCCGAACCGCCTGAATAA